The genomic interval AAGGGCTCGTACACTCATCTAATCTAGGTTAGCCAAACATTGGGTGAGAAAggatcttctcctcctcacttAGGTTGCGTTCGGTAGAACATTTTCCCAACTACttctcctcgttttccgcgcgcacgtttttcaaactgctaaacggtgcgttttttataaaaagtttctataggaaagttgcttaaaaaatcatattaatctatttttgaaaaaaaattagcaaatacttaattaatcacgtgctaatcgctgctctgttttccgtgccggggagtgagggttcccaaccctcactcCTGAACACAGCCGAACTTTTCACATCTTACTTATAATTATTTTCATCATCCATGTCCACTAtacaagagtagggtattacgtaTATGTGCGGTTCGAACATGTATACTCGCTTTGTGTCCATTCCCTTTGCAAAATCAGGACCCAAGCTCAAAACTTGCTCCCCCAGCCAAACTCACATAGAGGGAGTGCCTAGCTTCCCCGCTAGAGGAGTTCCGTACTCCGACAAGTGTATTGGTAGGTGGGTACATGTGGTGGTGTGTGCATTTCCATGTAATTGAAAATAACCTACCATTTATGTAGAGAGAGCACCAGTGGGGTGATGGTAGAGCCATAGGTGCATGATTCTATCCATCATTCTTTAAATTCTGGTGTTCACAAATATTATACACATATAAGTTGGTTTTCAACAGGAGGATTTTAGTAAGGTAAGGTGTGTGTGATaatcgagagaaaaaaaacacctgCCACATACATAATTAGGTGTGAAGAAAAGAAATAACTCAACAGATTTACCCGAGGTTGCAatgagaaaaaggaaacaatgtCTCTGATTCTTAGAGGTATAGCGAATGCATCTTGTGATCTAACTTCGTCTATGATAATGTGACATATGAAATTTCAGGTGTAAAACACCATCTTTACGGGTAAATTTTACATGTTCAATAAATAATAGACATTACTTAAAGTTTGTAGAGACATCTTAGTAAAATAATAACACATCTTTTACGTATCAGGTTTAAAACATTATCATTATGGATAAAACCTACATGTTCCATAAAATAGTAGACAACACTTAAAATTTGTACTAACATCTTCTTAATACAACAATGGGCACATCttttacaaattacaaaaaGTATTAATAACAAATCGTATAAGTCCACTCTTAGCAGAAAGTTTCATTTCACGGTTACCAATATTGTTATGTCGTCAAAAGAGTTTTGAATCGATAAATGAAATAAAACCTTCAGTGTACAATTTCATTTTGTGGCTTTTTAGGTTAGTCATAACATTTAATAATAATGCATGGGATTGAATGCAGTTGGATGAAATGAAATACTCGAGCTCCTCAATGCCAGTTTCAAATAGTTTTATAGTCTTAGAAACAGTGTACATCCAGTTCCATATATATGAAACTCTTTTAATCTCTCTTCATAATGATATTGCCATGTCATCAAATTTGTTTGAATGGCATCCCATTTATTGAGAAAAAACTCTATAAAACTACcactagaaatttttttttacattaactACCATTGAAATTGGCCTAAGAGCAATTTTAATAGAAGAGTAAGCCGTCAGCTCTAAAACCTATCAAACACATAGAGTGCTGCTCCACCAAACAGATATCATGTACAACAAAAGTTTACAAGCTTGCCATCACGCAATTACCaaagtcttttttttaatgttatgCCTATaactgttatttttttcttcacactTTGCTAATTTTGTGGACTCCATAATTATATGGGACAGTAGGGAACAACCCGTTGTTACTATTATCGCCTCGACGTGGAAGTGTAGTGGGCAACTATTGATCACGGATTCACACTCTCTCCCCCTTATTTCTCTGCCAAGTGCCAACTCAGCATATTAGTCCGCATGCATGTAGTATGATCGATTAAAACGATCTGCTGTACCTGCTAAACTTGTGACATTCAAACCGATCGCAAAATATTTTGATCTCGCAAATATTGATGTACGTACACTAGTAAAACAACTACAAATCCAACTGTAGTCTGTAGTTATCCCGGTAGATGTCCCCGTCCCGTGTGCGACCAATTCGCCGTTCGTTGGgaggcgcgcgcgccgctcgccttcGCTAACGCCGCGCGTCACGTAGACACGTACTACTAGCCGAAGGGAGCCGCGGAACGAAGGGGAAGTCAGTGAGGGCGAAGCACACGTGGCGCTCTCCATCTCTAACCGCCGCCAATGGCGTCGtccccgcggccggcggcgacggcggcggcgcaccgccgGGGGCTGATCCAGCGCCCGCCCTCCGCGCAGGCCTAcctctccgccgcggcggcgctcctcgtcctcgccgccgtcgccttctcccgcgccggccaccgcttCCCGCAcccgcccgccacccgccgctgccgccccgaCGCCGAGGGCTCCTGGTCCGCCGGCGTCTTCCTCGGCGACTCCCCGTTCTCCCTCGAGCCCATCGAACACGTAACTGCTCCCTAGAACACGCGAGAGCTCCTGCTTATTAGGTTTCGGTGTGCGAtgcgtggggggggggggggggggggggtgccgATCGAACGACGCCAGATGACTTGGCTGATCTCCGTGCCTTGCAGTGGGTGATCTCGAAGGCCGACGGCGCGGCGTGGCCGGTGGCGAACCCGGTGGTGACGTGCGCCGAAGTGGAGGACGCCGGGTTCCCCAGCAGCTTCGTCGCCAagcccttcctcttcctccaggTTCTTCGAACCAGCTTTTCACTGTGTTCACATCTCAATTTTGAAGTATCCCTTCGCATTGGCAATCTCGGCAGGAATGTCACGATTCGATTACTTCAGTGGGCATTAAATCATTCAAATCTCTAACTCACCTGTCTGGAGTATTTGATATCTGAGGATGTAAATTTATTGGTTTTCATGTCACTTTTATGTGTATTTACTGCGTCCTCGCTCACGATCATGGTGGTCTGTATCCAGCCCTGATGGATGTGCAACTGAATTGTTTTCAGGGGGATGCCATCTACATGTTTTTTGAGACAAAGAATCCCATTACGTCGCAAGGCGacattgctgctgctgtgagCGAGGACGCCGGAGTGACATGGCAGCAGCTGGGAGTAGTGTTACATGAGGAATGGCATCTTTCGTACCCATATGTGTTTACCTACAAAAACAAGGTGAAATATTTCACTCACAGGTTGGAGAAAACTGCTATTGCAATCATTCTCACATAGTCACATATGCTTTTACTTGACTAACTGCACAGGTCTATATGATGCCTGAAAGCAGCAAGAATGGAGATATTCGTTTGTATCGTGCATTAGATTTTCCGCTCAAGTGGGAATTGGAAAAGGTCCTTTTGGAGAAGCCGTTGGTAGATTCGGTTATCATAAATTTCCAGGGTTCCTATTGGCTCCTTGGAACAGATTTAAGTTCTTATGGTGCAAAACGAAATAGAGAGATCAGTATTTGGTACAGTAATTCTCCACTTAGTCCTTGGATTCCACACAAGCAGAATCTGATTCATAACACAGGTAAAATGTTAAGCACTAGAAATGGGGGCAGGCCATTCATTTACAATGGCAATCTTTATCGTGTTGATAAAGGCCAAGGGGGTGGATCTGGCCATGGTATCCAAGTGTTCAAAGTTGAAATCCTGAAGTCAAATGAATACAAAGAAGTTGAAGTCCCATTTGTGATCAACAAGCAACTCAAGGGCCGGAATGCATGGAATGGGGCACGCTCACATCACCTTGATGTCCAGCAGCTTCCATCAGGTAAACTTTGGATTGGTGTAATGGATGGTGACAGAGTACCTTCAGGTGACTCAGTTCACCGTCTGACCATAGGTTACATGATTTATGGAGTTGTTCTTATACTAGTTCTTGTCACTGGTGGGCTTATTGGTACAATTAACTGTTCCTTACCACTCAGATGGTCTCTCCCGCATACTGAGAAAAGGAGTGGGCTCTTCAATGTAGAGCAGAGGTTCTTTCTATACCATAAGCTAAGCTCTCTGATCTCCAATTTGAACAAACTGGGATCTCTTATTTGTGGAAGGATTAACTACAGAACCTGTAAAGGGCGAGTTTATGTAGTTGTAGTAATGTTAATTTTAGTGGTTCTAACTTGTGTTGGAACTCACTACATCTATGGGGGCAACGGTGCAGAAGAACCGTATCCAATCAAGGGCAAGTACTCACAGTTCACATTGTTGACTATGACCTACGATGCCCGGCTTTGGAATCTGAA from Oryza glaberrima chromosome 3, OglaRS2, whole genome shotgun sequence carries:
- the LOC127768680 gene encoding glucosamine inositolphosphorylceramide transferase 1-like, coding for MASSPRPAATAAAHRRGLIQRPPSAQAYLSAAAALLVLAAVAFSRAGHRFPHPPATRRCRPDAEGSWSAGVFLGDSPFSLEPIEHWVISKADGAAWPVANPVVTCAEVEDAGFPSSFVAKPFLFLQGDAIYMFFETKNPITSQGDIAAAVSEDAGVTWQQLGVVLHEEWHLSYPYVFTYKNKVYMMPESSKNGDIRLYRALDFPLKWELEKVLLEKPLVDSVIINFQGSYWLLGTDLSSYGAKRNREISIWYSNSPLSPWIPHKQNLIHNTGKMLSTRNGGRPFIYNGNLYRVDKGQGGGSGHGIQVFKVEILKSNEYKEVEVPFVINKQLKGRNAWNGARSHHLDVQQLPSGKLWIGVMDGDRVPSGDSVHRLTIGYMIYGVVLILVLVTGGLIGTINCSLPLRWSLPHTEKRSGLFNVEQRFFLYHKLSSLISNLNKLGSLICGRINYRTCKGRVYVVVVMLILVVLTCVGTHYIYGGNGAEEPYPIKGKYSQFTLLTMTYDARLWNLKMFVEHYSKCASVRDIVVVWNKGQPPAQGELKSVVPVRIRVEDRNSLNNRFNIDSEIKTKAVMELDDDIMMTCDDLERGFKVWREHPDRIIGYYPRLSEGSPLEYRNERYARQQGGYNMVLTGAAFMDHGLAFKKYWSKEAEVGRQIVDSFFNCEDILLNFLFANASLTSTVEYVKPAWAIDMSKFSGVAISRNTQAHYHVRSKCLAKFSEIYGNLTAKRFFNSRGDGWDV